The Pseudoalteromonas arctica A 37-1-2 genome includes a region encoding these proteins:
- the hisH gene encoding imidazole glycerol phosphate synthase subunit HisH encodes MIAIINTGCANINSVRFAFERLGQTPTVITSPEQLAGFERAILPGVGHASVAMKRLVDNGWQQAINEYQRPLMGICLGMQLLCESTEEGNVQCLGKIPGQVKALDVGNLTSPHMGWNNLSVNKEHALTKGLTLDEQVYFVHSFAHTVNEATLVSGEYGQTFSAIVAKDNYAGMQFHPERSAKVGARLLQNFVDWQL; translated from the coding sequence ATGATTGCCATAATTAATACCGGTTGTGCCAATATAAATTCAGTACGTTTTGCGTTTGAACGCTTAGGGCAAACACCAACAGTAATTACTTCACCAGAGCAATTAGCGGGTTTTGAGCGCGCTATATTGCCAGGTGTAGGTCACGCATCAGTTGCTATGAAACGCCTAGTAGATAACGGCTGGCAACAAGCTATAAATGAATACCAGCGCCCGCTTATGGGGATTTGTTTAGGCATGCAGCTACTGTGCGAAAGCACCGAAGAAGGTAACGTACAGTGCCTAGGTAAAATACCAGGGCAAGTAAAAGCGCTTGATGTAGGCAATTTAACGTCGCCGCATATGGGTTGGAATAACTTAAGCGTTAACAAAGAGCATGCATTAACTAAAGGGCTAACGCTTGATGAGCAAGTGTACTTTGTTCACAGCTTTGCGCACACCGTAAACGAAGCCACACTCGTGAGCGGCGAGTACGGTCAAACCTTTTCAGCCATTGTTGCTAAAGACAATTACGCTGGCATGCAATTTCACCCAGAGCGTAGCGCGAAAGTTGGCGCACGTTTATTACAAAATTTTGTTGATTGGCAGTTGTAA
- the hisF gene encoding imidazole glycerol phosphate synthase subunit HisF, with amino-acid sequence MLSKRIIPCLDVKDSQVVKGVKFKGHEVVGDILTMAKAYSEAGADELVFYEISASVEKRLLDVNWVESIARNIDIPFCVAGGIKSVADAARVLERGADKISINSPAIARPELIKELHDEFGKQCVVVGIDSFFDETTGEYLVYQLTGDPNASSRTRYKTQEWVKRVQDLGAGEIVLNCMNQDGVRNGYDNEQLSKIRELCNIPLIASGGAGSMQDFVDVFKQSKVDGALAASVFHKNVINIGELKQFLTDNQVAARLCK; translated from the coding sequence ATGTTATCAAAACGCATAATTCCATGCTTAGACGTTAAAGACAGCCAAGTAGTTAAAGGTGTTAAGTTTAAAGGTCATGAAGTTGTTGGCGACATTTTGACAATGGCTAAAGCCTACAGCGAAGCTGGCGCCGATGAACTGGTTTTTTACGAAATCAGTGCAAGCGTTGAAAAACGCCTACTTGATGTAAACTGGGTAGAAAGTATTGCACGCAATATCGATATTCCATTTTGTGTAGCCGGCGGTATTAAGTCAGTAGCTGATGCAGCGCGTGTTTTAGAGCGCGGTGCTGACAAAATAAGCATTAACAGCCCTGCTATTGCGCGCCCTGAACTTATTAAAGAATTACACGATGAGTTTGGCAAGCAATGTGTTGTAGTCGGCATAGACAGCTTTTTTGATGAAACAACTGGTGAATATTTAGTTTACCAATTAACTGGCGATCCTAATGCATCAAGCCGTACACGTTATAAAACACAAGAATGGGTTAAACGCGTACAAGACCTAGGCGCAGGCGAAATTGTATTAAACTGTATGAACCAAGATGGCGTTCGTAACGGTTACGACAACGAGCAGTTAAGTAAAATTCGCGAGCTATGTAACATTCCTTTAATCGCCTCTGGTGGTGCGGGATCAATGCAAGATTTTGTTGATGTATTTAAACAAAGCAAAGTAGATGGTGCATTAGCCGCCAGCGTTTTTCATAAAAATGTGATTAACATTGGCGAACTAAAACAATTTTTAACCGATAACCAAGTGGCAGCAAGATTATGCAAGTAA
- the hisIE gene encoding bifunctional phosphoribosyl-AMP cyclohydrolase/phosphoribosyl-ATP diphosphatase HisIE codes for MQVTQQNQAQVDFAKSEMIPAIIQDARSGVILMQGFMNSEALAVTLESNKVTFYSRSKSRLWTKGESSENYLNVVSVHTDCDYDSILVLANPEGPTCHLGTQSCFGDEAKPSLSFLAQLEDVIVARKNDDPEKSYTASLFAKDLSRSCQKVGEEGVEVALAAMKHDNDELTNESADLIYHLTVLLQRQGLALEDVVKCLQGRHK; via the coding sequence ATGCAAGTAACACAACAAAACCAAGCTCAAGTCGATTTCGCTAAAAGTGAAATGATCCCTGCTATTATTCAAGATGCCCGCTCTGGTGTTATTTTAATGCAAGGCTTTATGAACAGCGAAGCACTCGCTGTTACGCTTGAGAGTAATAAAGTGACGTTTTACTCGCGTTCAAAATCGCGTTTATGGACTAAAGGTGAGTCATCAGAAAACTACTTAAACGTAGTATCTGTGCATACCGATTGTGACTACGATTCAATTTTAGTACTTGCCAACCCAGAAGGCCCAACGTGCCACTTAGGCACACAAAGCTGTTTTGGTGATGAAGCAAAACCAAGTTTAAGCTTTTTAGCACAGTTAGAAGATGTGATTGTTGCACGTAAAAATGACGACCCTGAAAAAAGCTACACAGCGTCATTATTTGCAAAAGACTTAAGCCGTAGTTGTCAAAAAGTAGGTGAAGAAGGCGTAGAAGTTGCCCTTGCCGCTATGAAACACGATAACGATGAGCTAACAAACGAGTCTGCTGATTTAATTTATCACCTTACCGTATTGCTACAACGCCAAGGCTTAGCCCTTGAAGATGTAGTTAAATGCTTGCAAGGTCGCCATAAATAG
- a CDS encoding 1-(5-phosphoribosyl)-5-[(5-phosphoribosylamino)methylideneamino] imidazole-4-carboxamide isomerase yields MIIPALDVLQNQIVRLYQGKYDTAQFYPFELGARLKEYADSGAGKLHLVDLEGARDPSKKQWKHIQAATKALNVPYQVGGGIRSEQDVSDWLKAGANQVVIGSMAVEKREQVKAWIEQFGAEHFVIALDVNKTATGWAPATHGWLSESEFGLLELVDFYVGLGVIDFLCTDISKDGTMTGPSFELYEDLTRHNSTIKVQASGGVSSLDDIKKLKELGVGGVILGKSLLDGAFSVEEALACYQNA; encoded by the coding sequence GTGATTATTCCAGCATTAGACGTATTACAAAATCAAATTGTGCGCTTGTACCAAGGTAAATACGACACAGCACAGTTTTACCCTTTCGAACTTGGCGCGCGTTTAAAAGAGTACGCCGACAGCGGCGCAGGTAAACTACACCTTGTAGATTTAGAAGGTGCACGCGATCCAAGTAAAAAACAGTGGAAACATATTCAAGCTGCAACCAAAGCACTTAACGTACCTTACCAAGTGGGCGGCGGTATTCGCTCAGAGCAAGATGTAAGTGATTGGCTAAAAGCCGGTGCAAACCAAGTTGTTATTGGTTCAATGGCAGTAGAAAAACGCGAACAAGTAAAAGCCTGGATTGAACAATTTGGCGCAGAACACTTTGTAATTGCCCTTGATGTAAATAAAACAGCCACGGGCTGGGCACCTGCTACACACGGTTGGTTAAGTGAATCTGAATTTGGTTTACTTGAGCTGGTAGATTTTTACGTGGGCTTAGGTGTTATTGACTTTTTATGCACGGACATCAGTAAAGATGGCACCATGACGGGTCCATCGTTTGAGCTTTACGAAGATCTAACTCGCCACAACAGCACAATTAAGGTGCAAGCCTCAGGGGGCGTAAGCTCACTTGACGACATTAAAAAGCTTAAAGAGCTAGGTGTTGGCGGCGTTATTTTAGGCAAATCTCTGCTTGATGGCGCATTTAGCGTTGAGGAGGCATTGGCATGTTATCAAAACGCATAA
- the hisC gene encoding histidinol-phosphate transaminase, whose protein sequence is MSNESAQASSLLPKNIAALAAYSSAKSEKLTGTTWLNANESPYAKNLELSVEDLNRYPDPQPQLVIDRYAAYTELESENVLMTRGADEGIELLVRTYCEPAEDSIALFLPTYGMYKVTADTHNVGINALTQELLLNGSADEIVAAAGNSKLVFICNPNNPTGSLTPLDKVKAIATALAGKALVIVDEAYIEFCPEQSATKLINEFSNVVVLRTLSKAFALAGLRTGFTLAQAATLAPIRKVIAPYPVSGVVASIAAQAIAPDAITSMRRQVTILNSLKVKLVDWLNASPAALKILTGEGNFVTLKLADKKYFKIALEQGLVMRAFTLYGEDDWLRISIGSEQELEQVKIWLDGLQTPASTASLAGNEVS, encoded by the coding sequence ATGAGCAATGAGAGCGCACAAGCGTCTAGCTTATTACCTAAAAATATTGCAGCCCTCGCTGCATACAGCTCTGCAAAAAGTGAAAAGTTAACCGGTACTACGTGGCTCAATGCTAACGAAAGCCCGTATGCTAAAAATCTTGAACTGAGTGTTGAAGATTTAAATCGCTACCCCGATCCACAACCGCAACTGGTTATTGACAGGTATGCAGCTTATACAGAGCTTGAAAGCGAAAATGTATTAATGACGCGCGGTGCAGATGAAGGCATTGAGCTTTTAGTGCGCACATATTGTGAACCAGCTGAAGATAGTATTGCGCTATTTTTACCAACCTACGGTATGTACAAAGTAACGGCTGATACACACAACGTTGGCATTAATGCGCTTACCCAAGAGTTATTACTAAATGGCAGTGCTGACGAAATAGTCGCAGCTGCTGGCAACTCAAAACTGGTATTTATTTGTAACCCAAATAACCCAACGGGTAGCTTAACGCCACTAGATAAAGTAAAAGCGATTGCAACAGCACTTGCAGGTAAAGCATTAGTTATTGTTGATGAAGCCTATATAGAGTTTTGCCCTGAGCAAAGCGCGACTAAGCTTATTAATGAATTTAGTAATGTAGTGGTTTTGCGTACGCTTTCTAAAGCCTTTGCGCTGGCAGGCCTTAGAACAGGCTTTACCCTTGCACAAGCAGCAACTCTTGCGCCAATTCGTAAAGTCATTGCGCCGTATCCGGTATCGGGCGTAGTGGCTAGTATTGCAGCCCAAGCAATTGCACCCGATGCAATTACATCAATGCGCCGCCAAGTTACTATTTTAAATAGCTTAAAAGTTAAATTAGTGGATTGGCTAAACGCATCCCCTGCTGCATTAAAAATTCTCACTGGTGAAGGTAACTTTGTTACTTTAAAATTAGCCGATAAAAAATATTTTAAAATTGCACTTGAGCAAGGTTTGGTTATGCGCGCTTTTACGCTATACGGTGAAGACGACTGGCTACGAATTTCAATTGGTAGTGAACAAGAACTTGAACAAGTAAAAATTTGGTTAGATGGCCTACAAACGCCAGCTTCCACAGCATCTTTAGCAGGAAACGAAGTATCATGA
- the hisB gene encoding bifunctional histidinol-phosphatase/imidazoleglycerol-phosphate dehydratase HisB: MSNPYLFIDRDGTIIEEPITDKQVDSLEKLAFLPGVIPALLQLQAAGYRLVMVSNQDGLGTDSFPTADFDIAQDKMMDIMQSQGISFDEVLICPHFNEQNCDCRKPKTGLLTELMRSGKVDLARSFVIGDRETDIGLAQNLCCEGILYDGDWSAIVTKLTTANREGRVTRNTKETQIDVAINLDQTKNGSIDTGLGFFDHMLDQIRTHANIGLNIKAKGDLHIDEHHLVEDIGIALGVALKQALGTKSQIARYGFALPMDECKAEAQIDLSGRASFVLNANFSREKAGDLDVQMVEHFFKSLSDNAAISLILSVSDGNCHHQVEGLFKAFSRALRMAVAQDTTQQTASSKGCL; encoded by the coding sequence ATGAGTAACCCTTATTTATTTATCGACCGCGACGGCACTATCATTGAAGAGCCAATTACCGACAAACAGGTAGATAGCCTTGAAAAGCTAGCATTTTTACCTGGCGTTATCCCTGCATTATTACAATTACAAGCTGCAGGTTACCGTTTAGTTATGGTATCTAACCAAGATGGTTTAGGCACAGATAGCTTCCCGACTGCTGACTTTGATATTGCACAAGACAAAATGATGGACATAATGCAAAGCCAAGGCATTAGCTTTGACGAAGTATTAATTTGCCCTCACTTTAACGAGCAAAACTGCGATTGCCGTAAACCTAAAACAGGCTTACTTACCGAGCTTATGCGCTCAGGCAAAGTAGATTTAGCACGCTCTTTTGTTATTGGAGACCGCGAAACTGATATTGGCCTTGCTCAAAACTTATGTTGTGAAGGTATTTTATACGACGGTGATTGGAGTGCGATAGTGACTAAATTGACCACTGCAAACCGCGAAGGTCGTGTTACACGCAATACCAAAGAAACCCAAATTGATGTGGCAATAAACCTAGATCAAACTAAAAATGGCAGCATAGACACCGGGCTTGGCTTTTTTGATCACATGCTTGATCAAATTCGTACGCACGCAAACATTGGTTTAAACATTAAAGCCAAAGGCGATTTACACATAGACGAGCACCACCTGGTTGAAGACATTGGTATTGCTCTTGGTGTTGCACTTAAGCAAGCGCTTGGTACTAAATCGCAAATTGCGCGCTATGGTTTTGCTCTTCCTATGGATGAGTGTAAAGCCGAAGCACAAATTGATTTATCAGGTCGTGCATCATTTGTATTAAACGCTAACTTTAGCCGCGAAAAAGCCGGTGATTTAGACGTACAAATGGTTGAGCACTTTTTCAAAAGCTTAAGTGATAACGCCGCTATTAGCCTTATTTTATCGGTAAGCGACGGTAACTGTCATCACCAAGTAGAAGGTTTATTTAAAGCGTTTTCACGCGCGCTTCGCATGGCAGTAGCACAAGACACGACCCAACAAACAGCCAGCTCTAAGGGATGTTTATGA